A single Pan troglodytes isolate AG18354 chromosome X, NHGRI_mPanTro3-v2.0_pri, whole genome shotgun sequence DNA region contains:
- the LOC112206867 gene encoding CDGSH iron-sulfur domain-containing protein 1 encodes MSLTSSSSVRVEWIAAVTIAAGTAAIGYLAYKRFYVKDHRNKAMINLHIQKDNPKIVHAFDMEDLGDKAVYCRCWRSKKFPFCDGAHTKHNEETGDNVGPLIIKKKET; translated from the coding sequence ATGAGTCTGACTTCCAGTTCCAGCGTACGAGTTGAATGGATCGCAGCAGTTACCATTGCTGCTGGGACAGCTGCAATTGGTTATCTAGCTTACAAAAGATTTTATGTTAAAGATCATCGAAATAAAGCTATGATAAACCTTCACATCCAGAAAGACAACCCCAAGATAGTACATGCTTTTGACATGGAGGATTTGGGAGATAAAGCTGTGTACTGCCGTTGTTGGAGGTCCAAAAAGTTCCCATTCTGTGATGGGGCTCACACAAAACATAACGAAGAGACTGGAGACAATGTGGGCCCTCTGatcatcaagaaaaaagaaacttaa